A region from the Bradyrhizobium erythrophlei genome encodes:
- a CDS encoding L-lactate permease has product MWNQIYNPLGNAALSTVAAAIPVVTLLVLIASGKVKAHIAAIIAVVLTNLIAIFVFTMPANMSIRATLLGVVAGFFPIGWIVLNVIFLYQITVATGKFELLKRAVGGVTEDRRLQLLLIAFSFGAFFEGASGFGTPVAITGSVLIGLGFSPLAASGLSLIANTAPVAYGALGTPIQGLASVTGLDPYILGAMVGRQLPVFSLIVPFWVVWAFAGWKGMKDIWPAILVTGLSFAIPQFVISNYINPWIVDIGASLISMGCLILFLRVWQPRQLWLSPALRGKDESAATMAATKPMDKTRLTQGELWSALLPWIIVCIVMLIWGNGGFKTWANTNFVWNYPVPDLHNMINKVPPVAAKPTPEGAVFGFTYLSFTGTGMLIAAIISGALAGFSPMRMVAEYGRTIRLCAISLITISAMLAIGTLTRLSGVDATLGLAFAATGVLYPFFGTLLGWLGVALTGSDTASNILFGNLQKITSEQLGLSSVLMAAANSSGGVMGKMIDAQSIVVASTATNWYGHEGTILRFVFKHSIALACLVGLFVMLQAYVYPFTAMVLK; this is encoded by the coding sequence ATGTGGAACCAAATCTATAACCCGCTCGGCAACGCCGCGTTGTCGACGGTCGCCGCCGCAATCCCTGTGGTCACGCTGCTGGTCTTGATTGCCAGCGGCAAGGTCAAGGCTCACATCGCGGCCATCATTGCCGTGGTCCTGACCAACCTGATCGCGATCTTCGTCTTCACCATGCCGGCCAACATGTCGATTCGCGCGACGCTGCTCGGCGTCGTGGCCGGGTTCTTCCCGATCGGCTGGATCGTGCTGAACGTTATCTTCCTCTACCAGATTACGGTTGCGACCGGAAAATTCGAACTCTTGAAGCGCGCGGTCGGCGGCGTCACCGAGGACCGGCGCTTGCAGCTGTTGCTGATCGCGTTTTCCTTCGGTGCATTCTTCGAGGGCGCCTCGGGATTTGGCACGCCGGTCGCGATCACCGGTTCGGTCCTGATCGGCCTCGGCTTCTCGCCGCTTGCCGCTTCCGGCCTGTCGCTGATCGCCAATACCGCGCCGGTCGCCTATGGCGCGCTCGGCACGCCGATCCAGGGGCTGGCTTCGGTGACCGGTCTCGATCCCTACATTCTGGGCGCGATGGTCGGACGCCAGCTGCCGGTGTTCTCGCTGATCGTTCCGTTCTGGGTGGTATGGGCGTTCGCCGGCTGGAAGGGCATGAAGGACATCTGGCCGGCCATTCTGGTCACCGGCCTGTCGTTCGCGATCCCGCAATTCGTGATCTCGAACTACATCAATCCCTGGATCGTCGATATCGGCGCTTCCCTGATCTCGATGGGCTGCCTGATTCTGTTCCTGAGGGTCTGGCAGCCCAGGCAGCTCTGGCTGTCGCCGGCGCTGCGCGGCAAGGATGAATCGGCAGCCACCATGGCCGCCACGAAGCCCATGGATAAAACGCGGCTGACGCAAGGCGAACTGTGGAGCGCGCTGTTGCCATGGATCATCGTCTGCATCGTGATGCTGATCTGGGGCAACGGAGGTTTCAAGACCTGGGCGAACACCAACTTCGTCTGGAACTACCCGGTTCCCGACCTGCACAACATGATCAACAAGGTGCCGCCGGTGGCGGCGAAGCCGACGCCGGAAGGCGCCGTTTTCGGCTTCACCTATTTGTCGTTCACCGGAACGGGCATGCTGATCGCCGCGATCATCTCCGGCGCCCTGGCGGGCTTCTCGCCAATGCGGATGGTTGCGGAATATGGCCGTACCATCAGGCTGTGCGCGATCTCGCTGATCACGATCTCGGCGATGCTTGCGATCGGCACGCTGACACGGCTGTCCGGCGTCGACGCGACGCTGGGTCTGGCGTTTGCCGCGACCGGCGTGCTCTATCCCTTCTTCGGCACCCTGCTCGGCTGGCTTGGCGTGGCGCTGACCGGCTCGGATACGGCCTCGAACATTCTGTTCGGCAATCTGCAGAAGATCACGTCAGAGCAACTCGGCCTGTCGTCGGTGCTGATGGCCGCCGCCAACTCGTCCGGCGGCGTGATGGGCAAGATGATCGACGCACAGTCGATCGTCGTCGCGTCCACTGCCACCAACTGGTACGGTCATGAGGGAACGATCCTGCGCTTCGTGTTCAAGCACTCGATCGCGCTGGCGTGCCTGGTCGGCCTGTTCGTGATGCTGCAGGCCTATGTCTATCCGTTCACGGCGATGGTCCTGAAATAG
- a CDS encoding FAD-binding protein translates to MDTLKVRDAKDVEEVVRAAIAGEQPLEIIGHGSKRLIGQPMATNALLDLSSLNAVTSYEPNELIITVQAGAPLADVKSLIDSKNQQFAFEPIDTAPLLGTPSLGTIGGMIGAGLAGPRRIRAGGARDHLLGAHGVSGFGDSFKAGGRVVKNVTGYDLCKLLAGSWGTLSVMTEVTLKVMPRPETERTLVLRGLDDVTANRAMTAALGSPFDVSAAAHLPNSAFRAEGNELAGLGSTREAVTLLRLEGIAASAAHRAAALDKLMAPFGAAQTIDDVASAAIWSSVRDVVPFAAAGPLGAWPVWRIVCPPACGGALGEQLARDAGGDVIYDWGGGLIWAALPPKPDAQAALVRQRVGAVGGHATLVRASDEVRRNVDVFHPQPAGVASLSERVRQAFDPKNILNRGRMIRGSAA, encoded by the coding sequence GTGGACACTTTGAAAGTACGTGACGCCAAGGACGTCGAAGAAGTGGTGCGCGCCGCGATCGCCGGCGAGCAGCCGCTCGAAATCATCGGCCACGGCTCAAAGCGCCTGATCGGCCAGCCGATGGCGACCAACGCGCTGCTCGACCTGTCGTCGCTCAACGCGGTGACCTCCTATGAGCCGAACGAGCTGATCATCACCGTTCAGGCCGGCGCGCCGCTCGCCGACGTCAAGTCACTGATCGATTCCAAAAATCAGCAGTTCGCCTTCGAGCCGATCGACACCGCGCCGCTGTTGGGCACGCCGAGCCTCGGCACCATCGGCGGCATGATCGGCGCCGGCCTCGCCGGACCCCGCCGCATCAGGGCCGGCGGCGCTCGCGATCATCTGTTGGGGGCGCACGGCGTGTCCGGTTTCGGCGACAGCTTCAAGGCCGGCGGCCGGGTGGTGAAGAACGTCACCGGCTACGATCTCTGCAAATTGCTGGCGGGGTCCTGGGGCACGCTCTCGGTGATGACGGAAGTGACCCTGAAGGTGATGCCGCGGCCCGAGACCGAGCGCACGCTGGTCTTGCGGGGGCTCGACGATGTCACCGCCAACCGGGCGATGACCGCAGCACTGGGCTCGCCGTTCGATGTGTCCGCCGCGGCGCATCTGCCGAACTCGGCGTTTCGCGCCGAAGGCAACGAGCTTGCCGGCCTCGGGTCGACGCGCGAGGCGGTTACCTTGCTGCGGCTGGAAGGGATTGCGGCGTCGGCCGCCCATCGCGCCGCTGCGCTCGACAAGCTCATGGCGCCGTTTGGGGCGGCACAGACGATCGATGACGTGGCCTCCGCCGCGATCTGGAGCTCCGTTCGCGACGTTGTTCCGTTCGCGGCCGCTGGCCCGCTGGGGGCGTGGCCGGTGTGGCGGATCGTTTGCCCGCCGGCTTGCGGCGGCGCGCTCGGCGAGCAACTCGCGCGCGACGCCGGCGGCGACGTGATCTACGACTGGGGCGGGGGCCTGATCTGGGCGGCGCTGCCCCCGAAGCCCGACGCTCAGGCCGCGCTGGTGCGCCAGCGCGTCGGGGCCGTCGGCGGGCACGCCACGCTGGTGCGCGCATCCGACGAGGTGCGCCGCAATGTCGATGTGTTCCATCCCCAGCCGGCCGGGGTCGCCAGCCTGAGCGAACGGGTCCGCCAAGCCTTCGACCCGAAGAACATCCTCAATCGCGGCCGGATGATACGAGGTTCCGCGGCATGA
- a CDS encoding META domain-containing protein → MVMTLEAAPQPGSKRVPNMEIGDNGEAVLELWCKGAKGQFSVAGNTVIFVTGQFEDRACPPAKAQADDELVAALSEAGTWKRQGDLVTFIGTTTLRFRLDTN, encoded by the coding sequence ATGGTCATGACGCTGGAGGCCGCGCCTCAACCGGGATCGAAGCGGGTGCCGAACATGGAGATCGGCGACAATGGCGAGGCCGTGCTGGAACTGTGGTGCAAGGGCGCTAAGGGCCAGTTCTCGGTAGCGGGCAATACCGTGATCTTTGTCACCGGGCAGTTCGAGGATCGCGCCTGCCCGCCGGCCAAGGCACAGGCCGACGACGAGTTGGTTGCCGCGTTGAGCGAGGCCGGCACCTGGAAACGGCAGGGCGATCTCGTCACCTTTATCGGAACGACGACACTGCGCTTCCGTCTCGATACCAACTAG
- a CDS encoding ABC transporter ATP-binding protein/permease: MNNIRSTLAAVWRIAAPYFRSEDKWAGRGLLAAVIVLELGGVFLTVLFNRWNNVFYNALQERNQAVFWYQLGYFCVLATFWVALKVYQLYLNQWLQIRWRRWMTGRYLGGWLHDANHYRMQLLGDAADNPDQRIADDTQRFVEQTLGLGIGLLSSVVTLASFVFILWGLSNEAPLHLFGNDIAIPGYLVWGALIYALLGTLLTHLIGWPLVGLNFQQQRFEADFRFNLVRARENAEQIALLRGEPAERTRLLSRFALVVENWIGIMQRTKKVTAFTSSYSQAAVIFPYILVAPAYFAEKIQLGGMMQTASAFGSVQDSLSFIITSYRTIAEWRSVVERLSGFERSIENAAALNVDKNIIHVKPDGHGAIDLEKLVVSLPNGTPLVAADSFSISGNERTLVTGPSGAGKSTLFRAIAGVWPFGSGSISIPSKATLMMLPQRPYFPVGSLKAAIVYPAEAGAFSSDRVRDVLIAVGLPQLAARLDEEAHWNRMLSLGEQQRLGLARAFLHEPQYLFLDEATASLDEASEAALYKLIEKKLPATTIVSIGHRSTLEAFHQRNVVLNRDGDRFELQNRKEDVKVP, from the coding sequence GTGAACAACATTCGCTCGACGCTCGCCGCGGTATGGCGCATCGCCGCACCTTATTTCCGCTCCGAAGATAAATGGGCCGGCCGCGGGCTGTTGGCCGCGGTCATTGTCCTCGAGCTGGGGGGCGTGTTCCTCACCGTCCTGTTCAACCGCTGGAACAATGTTTTTTACAATGCGCTGCAGGAGCGGAATCAGGCCGTGTTCTGGTACCAGCTCGGCTATTTCTGCGTGCTGGCGACGTTCTGGGTCGCATTGAAGGTCTATCAGCTCTATCTCAATCAGTGGCTTCAGATCCGGTGGCGGCGGTGGATGACGGGCCGCTATCTCGGCGGCTGGCTGCACGATGCCAATCATTATCGCATGCAGCTTCTCGGCGACGCCGCCGACAACCCGGACCAGCGCATCGCGGACGATACCCAGCGTTTCGTCGAGCAGACGCTGGGGCTCGGCATCGGGCTCTTGAGTTCGGTCGTGACGCTGGCCTCGTTCGTCTTCATCCTGTGGGGCTTATCCAACGAGGCGCCGCTGCATCTGTTCGGCAATGACATTGCGATTCCCGGCTACCTGGTGTGGGGCGCACTGATCTACGCGCTGCTCGGGACGCTATTGACCCATCTGATCGGCTGGCCGCTGGTCGGGCTCAACTTCCAGCAACAGCGGTTTGAGGCCGACTTTCGTTTCAATCTGGTTCGCGCGCGGGAAAACGCCGAGCAGATCGCACTGCTGCGCGGCGAGCCGGCCGAACGGACACGGCTGTTGTCGCGCTTCGCGCTGGTGGTCGAGAACTGGATCGGCATCATGCAGCGTACCAAGAAGGTGACGGCATTCACGTCGAGTTACTCGCAGGCCGCGGTGATCTTCCCTTACATCCTGGTGGCGCCGGCCTATTTCGCCGAGAAGATTCAGCTCGGCGGCATGATGCAGACGGCATCCGCGTTCGGCAGCGTGCAGGATTCGCTGTCGTTCATTATCACCTCGTACCGGACGATCGCCGAATGGCGGTCCGTGGTGGAACGTCTGAGCGGATTCGAGAGATCGATAGAAAATGCCGCCGCGCTGAACGTCGACAAGAACATCATTCACGTCAAGCCGGACGGCCACGGAGCCATCGACCTCGAGAAACTCGTCGTCAGCCTGCCCAACGGAACGCCGCTGGTCGCAGCCGACAGCTTCAGCATCAGCGGCAACGAGCGCACCCTGGTCACCGGTCCATCCGGCGCGGGCAAGTCGACCTTGTTCCGCGCGATCGCGGGCGTCTGGCCGTTCGGCAGCGGCTCGATTTCGATTCCTTCAAAGGCCACGCTCATGATGCTGCCGCAGCGGCCGTATTTTCCGGTCGGCTCGCTCAAGGCTGCGATCGTCTATCCGGCGGAAGCCGGCGCGTTCAGTTCGGACCGGGTCAGGGATGTCCTGATCGCGGTGGGCCTGCCTCAGCTCGCCGCAAGACTGGACGAGGAAGCGCATTGGAATCGCATGCTGTCGCTGGGCGAACAGCAGCGCCTCGGCCTTGCCCGCGCCTTTCTGCACGAGCCGCAATATCTGTTCCTCGATGAAGCGACCGCCTCGCTCGACGAGGCCTCGGAGGCGGCGCTTTACAAACTGATCGAGAAGAAATTGCCGGCCACCACCATCGTCTCGATCGGCCATCGCTCGACGCTGGAGGCCTTTCACCAGCGCAATGTGGTGCTGAACCGCGACGGCGACCGGTTCGAACTGCAGAACCGCAAGGAAGACGTCAAGGTCCCCTGA
- the glcF gene encoding glycolate oxidase subunit GlcF, translating to MKTEFSLAQLADPDIAQADKILRACVHCGFCTATCPTYVLLGDELDSPRGRIYLIKEMLEKNRPPTADVVKHIDRCLSCLSCMTTCPSGVNYMHLVDQARARIERDYRRPLSERLFRAALAWILPRPGLLRAGMILGRFARPLAALLPTPKAASGTPALLRRIKAMLALSPASLPAAGPAGGSVFAAKGERRGRVALLQGCAQQVLAPRINQAAINVLTRHGVEVVLVKDEQCCGALTHHLGRDDDALARARANIGVWLREAEQSGLDAILVTTSGCGTVIKDYGYMLREDRDFAGPAAKISALAKDITEYLGSISLQPTQQHGDIVIAYHSACSLQHGQKITQAPKELLSKNGFVVKDVPESHLCCGSAGTYNILQPDIANKLRDRKVANIAMVKPDMIAAGNIGCMVQIAGGTSVPVVHTVELLDWATGGPRPGLN from the coding sequence ATGAAAACCGAATTCAGCCTTGCCCAACTCGCCGATCCCGATATCGCGCAGGCCGACAAGATCCTGCGCGCCTGCGTGCATTGCGGGTTCTGTACGGCGACCTGTCCGACCTATGTGCTGCTCGGCGACGAGCTCGATAGCCCGCGTGGGCGGATCTACCTGATCAAGGAGATGCTGGAGAAGAACCGGCCGCCGACCGCTGATGTCGTCAAGCACATCGACCGCTGTCTCTCCTGCCTGTCCTGCATGACCACGTGTCCGTCGGGCGTGAACTACATGCATCTGGTCGATCAGGCGCGGGCCAGGATTGAAAGGGACTATCGAAGACCGCTTTCCGAACGGCTGTTCCGCGCGGCTCTCGCCTGGATTCTGCCGCGGCCCGGCCTGCTTCGCGCCGGCATGATTCTGGGACGGTTCGCCCGGCCGCTGGCCGCCCTGTTGCCGACCCCCAAAGCGGCATCGGGGACGCCGGCTTTATTGCGGCGAATCAAGGCGATGCTGGCCCTTTCACCGGCCAGCCTGCCGGCGGCCGGACCGGCTGGCGGAAGCGTTTTTGCGGCGAAGGGCGAACGACGCGGGCGGGTCGCCTTGCTGCAGGGCTGCGCCCAGCAGGTGCTGGCGCCGCGTATCAACCAGGCCGCCATCAACGTCCTGACCCGTCACGGCGTCGAGGTGGTGCTGGTCAAGGACGAGCAATGCTGCGGCGCGCTGACCCATCACCTCGGCCGCGACGACGACGCGCTGGCGCGCGCGCGCGCCAACATCGGCGTCTGGCTCAGGGAGGCCGAGCAGAGCGGTCTCGACGCCATCCTGGTGACGACGTCGGGCTGTGGCACCGTGATCAAGGACTATGGTTACATGCTGCGCGAGGACCGCGACTTCGCAGGTCCTGCCGCGAAGATATCGGCGCTGGCCAAGGACATCACCGAGTATCTCGGCAGCATCTCGCTGCAGCCGACGCAGCAGCACGGCGACATCGTGATCGCCTATCACTCGGCTTGTTCGCTGCAGCACGGACAGAAAATCACGCAAGCCCCGAAAGAATTGCTTTCCAAGAACGGATTCGTGGTGAAAGATGTCCCCGAGAGCCATTTGTGTTGCGGTTCGGCGGGGACCTACAACATTCTCCAGCCTGACATTGCGAACAAATTGCGCGATCGGAAGGTCGCCAATATTGCGATGGTCAAGCCGGACATGATTGCTGCGGGCAATATTGGATGCATGGTGCAGATTGCCGGCGGCACGTCAGTTCCTGTGGTGCACACGGTTGAGCTTCTCGATTGGGCGACAGGCGGTCCCCGGCCGGGATTGAACTGA
- a CDS encoding acyltransferase family protein, with translation MADIPMRATMGAATQARSAKRLLFIDNIRWTMIILVLSMHASDTYSPFGNWYYTDRQAMGLGAKLFFGVYQSFLQAFFMALLFFIAGYFSAAAYDRKGFSPFVRDRFIRLGLPTLLYMLVIGPLTQYFLSRTWGTGGFLHQWLLHLQDGEWLSETGPMWFCAVLLLFSVIYGLIRLRGWNEPRIELGNKGRDSLSIAAFIALMAASTFVVRIAVTEDASVLNVHPGDFPQYALMYTAGAFGYRGGWIMGLSERVCILWASATLTAAVPLFAALLLFGGALSGQTAQYVGGFNPVSAGKCLWEALVCVGMGLLLLAVYRRNFDRQNEGARWLSDNAFGVYLIHPPILIGFAILLQGLTLHPVAKAAVLTLLAAIGSFAASAFVLRKSPLRRIT, from the coding sequence ATGGCTGACATCCCGATGCGTGCGACGATGGGGGCGGCGACGCAGGCGCGAAGCGCGAAGCGGCTGCTGTTTATCGACAACATCCGATGGACCATGATCATATTGGTGCTGAGCATGCACGCGTCTGACACCTACAGCCCGTTCGGGAACTGGTACTATACGGATCGGCAAGCGATGGGCCTCGGTGCGAAGCTTTTCTTCGGCGTCTACCAGAGCTTCCTGCAGGCGTTCTTCATGGCGCTGCTCTTCTTCATTGCGGGCTATTTTTCCGCGGCCGCCTACGACCGAAAGGGCTTCTCGCCGTTCGTGCGTGACCGGTTTATCCGGCTTGGATTGCCGACCCTGCTTTACATGCTGGTGATCGGTCCCCTGACCCAGTATTTCCTGTCGCGGACGTGGGGAACCGGCGGTTTTCTACACCAATGGCTGCTTCATCTCCAGGACGGGGAGTGGCTGTCGGAAACCGGGCCGATGTGGTTTTGCGCGGTCCTTTTGCTGTTCTCGGTCATCTACGGTTTGATCCGCCTGCGGGGATGGAACGAGCCCAGGATCGAACTCGGCAACAAAGGTCGCGACAGTCTGTCGATAGCCGCTTTCATCGCCCTCATGGCCGCGTCGACCTTTGTGGTTCGGATCGCCGTGACGGAGGATGCCTCCGTGCTCAATGTGCATCCCGGCGATTTCCCCCAATACGCCCTGATGTACACGGCCGGCGCGTTCGGCTATCGCGGCGGCTGGATTATGGGGCTGTCGGAACGTGTCTGCATTCTTTGGGCGTCGGCCACGCTGACGGCCGCGGTCCCCTTGTTCGCCGCGCTGCTTCTGTTTGGCGGCGCGCTGTCTGGCCAGACCGCGCAATATGTCGGCGGTTTCAACCCGGTCAGCGCCGGAAAATGCCTTTGGGAAGCGCTCGTCTGCGTCGGAATGGGCCTTCTGCTGCTCGCGGTCTATCGGCGCAATTTCGACCGGCAGAATGAGGGGGCGCGGTGGCTGTCGGACAATGCCTTCGGCGTCTATCTCATCCACCCGCCGATCCTGATCGGCTTTGCCATCCTTCTGCAAGGGCTCACGCTCCACCCGGTGGCGAAGGCCGCGGTACTGACCCTGCTCGCGGCTATCGGCAGTTTCGCCGCATCGGCGTTCGTCTTGCGGAAGTCGCCGCTGCGGCGGATCACCTAG
- a CDS encoding TorF family putative porin has product MKKLVLLATALAMVSGSALAADMPVKAVKAPPPAAFDPWDVAFGSAIMNDYIFRGVTQSNHNPSVAAYFEPRYNVTKDLQLYIGTSFESISFPNRAAAEVDIYGGIRPTFGAFAFDIGVWGYLYPGGKCFFGAPFDTAGNALSADCANPLNFLPNGNVAKKDASFFEVYGKVNYTINDNWQVGVNEYYSPNFLNLGAWGNYASITGKWTAPSTTFGTSGVGMYVSGEFGRQWLGTSDSFYGVVQLAGFPNFTRGIPEPSYNTWNIGVGFTYKVFTLDLRYSDTNLSKGNCNAFTSDYTAGGTNNVTSINPGGAGSNWCGAAGIAKLSADLTAMTNLK; this is encoded by the coding sequence ATGAAGAAATTGGTTTTGTTAGCAACGGCGCTGGCAATGGTATCGGGTTCCGCTCTTGCAGCAGATATGCCCGTTAAGGCGGTCAAGGCTCCGCCGCCGGCGGCATTCGATCCATGGGATGTCGCTTTCGGCAGCGCGATCATGAACGATTACATCTTCCGCGGTGTCACTCAGTCCAACCACAACCCCTCGGTCGCTGCCTATTTCGAGCCGCGCTATAACGTTACCAAGGATCTGCAGCTCTACATCGGCACCTCGTTCGAGAGCATATCCTTCCCGAACCGCGCCGCGGCTGAGGTCGACATCTACGGCGGTATCCGTCCGACGTTCGGCGCGTTCGCGTTCGATATCGGCGTCTGGGGTTACCTGTACCCGGGCGGTAAGTGCTTTTTTGGCGCGCCCTTCGATACCGCTGGAAATGCGCTCAGCGCCGACTGCGCAAACCCGCTTAACTTCCTGCCCAACGGCAACGTCGCCAAGAAGGACGCGAGCTTCTTCGAAGTGTACGGCAAGGTTAACTACACCATCAACGACAACTGGCAGGTCGGAGTGAACGAGTATTATTCGCCGAACTTCCTCAACCTCGGCGCTTGGGGCAACTATGCGTCGATCACCGGCAAGTGGACCGCGCCGAGCACGACCTTCGGAACCAGCGGCGTTGGCATGTACGTCTCCGGCGAATTCGGCCGTCAGTGGCTCGGAACCTCGGATTCCTTCTACGGCGTCGTTCAACTTGCTGGCTTTCCCAACTTCACAAGAGGTATTCCTGAGCCCAGCTACAATACCTGGAACATCGGTGTCGGTTTCACCTACAAAGTGTTCACGCTTGATCTGCGCTACTCCGATACCAACCTGTCGAAGGGTAACTGCAACGCCTTCACCAGCGATTACACTGCCGGTGGAACGAACAACGTGACCTCGATCAATCCGGGCGGTGCGGGCTCGAACTGGTGCGGTGCAGCGGGCATCGCCAAGCTCTCGGCTGACCTGACCGCGATGACCAACCTGAAGTAA
- a CDS encoding FAD-linked oxidase C-terminal domain-containing protein: MAILMPASDQAVLNRREEIVTALRAIVPGEGVIDSPAEMLPYESDGLMAYRQPPMVVVLPDTTEQVARVLKYCFEQGIKVVPRGSGTSLSGGALPLADAVLLGLGKFKRIREIDFDNRVVVTEPGVTNLAISQAVAHAGYYYAPDPSSQIACSIGGNVAENSGGVHCLKYGMTTNNVLGCEIVLITGEILRIGGKSAETSGYDLMGIITGSEGLLGVITEVTVRILQKPETARALMVGFAQVEAAGQCVAEIIGAGIIPGGMEMMDKPAIHAAEAFVHAGYPLDVEALLIIELDGPGVEVDELIRRVEAIAQGCGSTTCQISNSETERNLFWAGRKAAFPAVGRISPDYLCMDGTIPRGKLPEALARIRDLSVKYDLRVANVFHAGDGNLHPLILYDANKPGEMERAEAFGADILRACVELGGVLTGEHGVGIEKRDLMPEMFSEIDLNQQQRLKCAFDAQGLLNPGKVFPTLHRCAELGRMHVHGGKLAFAEIPRF, encoded by the coding sequence ATGGCCATTCTGATGCCGGCATCGGATCAGGCGGTGTTGAACCGCCGCGAGGAAATCGTGACGGCGCTGCGCGCGATCGTGCCGGGCGAGGGCGTCATCGACAGTCCCGCCGAAATGCTCCCATACGAGTCCGACGGGCTGATGGCCTATCGCCAGCCGCCGATGGTGGTGGTGCTGCCGGACACCACCGAACAGGTCGCGCGGGTGCTGAAATACTGCTTCGAGCAGGGCATCAAGGTGGTGCCGCGCGGCTCCGGCACGTCGCTGTCGGGCGGCGCGCTGCCGCTTGCGGACGCGGTGCTGCTGGGCTTAGGCAAATTCAAGCGCATCCGCGAGATCGATTTCGACAACCGCGTGGTGGTGACCGAGCCGGGGGTGACCAACCTCGCCATCAGCCAGGCGGTCGCCCACGCCGGATATTATTATGCGCCCGATCCCTCGTCGCAGATCGCCTGCTCGATCGGCGGCAATGTCGCGGAGAATTCCGGCGGCGTGCATTGCCTGAAATATGGCATGACCACCAACAACGTGCTGGGCTGCGAGATCGTCCTGATCACCGGGGAAATCCTGCGGATCGGCGGCAAGTCGGCCGAGACCTCGGGCTACGACCTGATGGGGATCATCACGGGATCGGAAGGCCTGCTCGGCGTCATCACCGAGGTTACGGTGCGCATCCTGCAGAAGCCGGAGACCGCACGCGCCCTGATGGTCGGTTTTGCGCAAGTCGAGGCGGCCGGTCAGTGCGTGGCTGAAATCATCGGCGCCGGCATCATTCCCGGCGGCATGGAAATGATGGACAAACCGGCGATCCACGCCGCCGAGGCCTTTGTGCATGCCGGCTATCCGCTCGACGTCGAGGCGCTTCTGATCATCGAACTCGACGGCCCCGGGGTCGAAGTCGATGAACTGATCAGGCGGGTGGAAGCAATCGCGCAAGGCTGCGGCTCCACCACCTGCCAGATCTCCAATTCGGAGACCGAGCGCAATCTGTTCTGGGCCGGCCGCAAGGCGGCCTTTCCCGCCGTGGGGCGGATTTCGCCCGACTATCTCTGCATGGACGGCACCATCCCGCGCGGCAAATTGCCGGAGGCCCTGGCGCGGATCCGCGACCTCTCCGTCAAATACGATCTCCGCGTCGCCAACGTGTTTCACGCCGGCGACGGCAATCTGCACCCGCTGATCCTGTACGATGCCAACAAGCCTGGCGAGATGGAGCGGGCCGAAGCCTTCGGCGCCGATATCTTGCGGGCCTGCGTCGAACTCGGCGGCGTGCTGACCGGCGAGCATGGCGTCGGCATCGAAAAGCGCGATCTGATGCCGGAGATGTTCAGCGAGATCGATCTCAACCAGCAGCAGCGGCTGAAATGCGCGTTCGACGCGCAGGGCCTGCTCAATCCCGGCAAGGTATTTCCAACCCTGCACCGCTGCGCCGAGCTCGGGCGCATGCACGTCCATGGCGGCAAGCTGGCGTTCGCGGAGATTCCACGGTTTTAA
- a CDS encoding HPP family protein, translating to MRRDLRQVAADAIRRNDRHNALAGAVAGVGAAIAIGVMEWFSLESHYPLVIIPFATSIVLVIGSPQVEPAQPRALIGGHVVSTLVGLAVLHCTGPQAWAAAAAVGLAVLAMYVTGTFHPPAGINPLLVVSNNLPWSFLFAPVLAGALLLAAFAYLWHRWVRRRPWPQRWL from the coding sequence ATGAGACGGGATTTGCGGCAGGTGGCGGCCGATGCGATCCGTCGCAACGATCGTCACAATGCGCTGGCGGGAGCGGTTGCCGGCGTCGGCGCGGCGATCGCGATCGGCGTCATGGAGTGGTTCTCGCTCGAATCGCACTACCCGCTGGTGATCATCCCGTTTGCCACCTCGATCGTGCTGGTCATCGGATCGCCCCAAGTGGAGCCGGCGCAGCCGCGTGCGCTGATCGGCGGCCATGTGGTTTCAACGCTGGTTGGCCTTGCCGTGCTCCATTGCACCGGGCCGCAGGCCTGGGCGGCCGCCGCTGCCGTCGGGTTGGCCGTGCTTGCGATGTATGTCACCGGCACGTTTCATCCGCCGGCGGGAATCAATCCGCTGCTGGTGGTCTCCAACAACCTGCCATGGTCGTTTCTTTTCGCACCGGTGCTGGCGGGCGCGTTGCTGCTGGCCGCCTTTGCTTATCTCTGGCACCGCTGGGTCCGCCGCCGGCCATGGCCGCAGCGCTGGCTATGA